From the genome of Daphnia pulicaria isolate SC F1-1A chromosome 5, SC_F0-13Bv2, whole genome shotgun sequence:
GAACAACTTCGAAGACGAAATAAACATATCTGAATGAATCACGACGATAAGCACTAAGCAGAGGCGTTTCATACCAAGTTTCTTCGACACACTTTAGTATTTGATCCGAACCTATCTTTTGAAGGATTCATATatatgtaatatttttttagttgtttatGAGGCACTGGTGGAGGATTCATATTCACGCGAAGAAATAGTAATCAATCGCATCAAAACATTACATTCAGAAATAAGGGCGACAGTGCCAGTTCTTTAATCAGAaacgatatattttttttaaatcatattagccggtttttactttttacttttcagTCACAAAATAAAGTTATTTAACAAAAACGTTTAAAGTGCATAGGAAGGTGTTTCCAACCATTATCACAGAAACAATTTATTATTAGAGCAAAACACAGCCACTAGTTGTAACCGTTGGcgacattatttttattgatatgaAGAAAGACATGGTTAACATAAAGACGGGATTCTTCGACATCGCTATGTCGgccatgtatttttttttgggggggggggatgagattcagaaaaattataacaaaTCTTTATTGACGCATGAAGTATTCCAATACTTAAAATGAATGGTTAACGAGATATTTCAATTTTGCAGTTTGCCCAGTATATTTCCagaatataattttaaaattacttcATTCCAGAAATTGGGACGAAGATTATTGTTAGCTAGAatattcttcctcttcttctaacATTGTCTTTCGCAAAGCTCGAACTTTGATTTGATGCTTTTTGCTTCGATCGTGGCTTTCTCTCCTAATAACAGATTTTGCCACAACAGAttaaaaattatcaaattaaaatgcaaaatcaaataaatttcgaAATACTTACGATTTTAcagttttaaaattctttttacaGGCAGGGCAGTATAAATCCAGTGGGTCATCATCAAAGTCACTATCGTCATCGGTAACATTATTTGTGGCGTTTTCCGaggaattttcttctttcggatTATTATCTTCATTTGATTCATCTAATATCCCTTCCTTCCCTTCATCTTCAGATCCTTCCTTATTTTCTTGAACaacatcatcattttcttcctcttcaacCTCTGCTTCGCTATCTGAATCAGATGATTCGGCAGATGAAGCATACTGAGCTTCAATATCCTTTTAATTCATGGAAAACAAATTAGAAATTAGCATTTAATGTTCAATCTTCCCTTAAGAGGATGTACCCTTAGCTGTTTTTCTAAGTCAGACATTTCTGTGAAGCCAAACTTGGTCGGGCTCGTAGTTTCTTCAAGAAGCTGCCGCCTTTTTTCACGATGTCGTTCTTGTTGAAGTTTTGTCTTTAATGCATTTTGAGCGGTCTTCTCCTCAAGTaatttctattaaaaaataatttaggtTGCGCTTaacataaatttgaatttgccgAGATTACTATGTAGGCCTTGACACGAGGATCTCGTTTACGAACGAAATTTACCAGGGCCCTAACTTCTTCATTCCTTTGTTTACGGCCTGCATctcttaattttttgttatctttcTCCATAAGCCGTTGTATCCTGTTATTCAAAAATATATTACTGAccaaactgaaaaattattggcacataaaatcaaataaatacctCCGTGGTGCTTCCTTTAAAGTATCAATGTTATACTTATCTAACCAAGAATATGGACGCAGAGTGCAATACGCACTCCAATAGGCATAAAACGTGCGTACAACCTAAGAAAGGATAAC
Proteins encoded in this window:
- the LOC124341141 gene encoding dnaJ homolog subfamily C member 21-like, which translates into the protein MKCHYEVLGVPLNASDDDLKKSYRKLALKWHPDKNLDNSDEAKREFQFIQAAYEVLSDPQERAWYDKHRDAILLGAKGAEYQENAVNLFEYFTSACYSGYGDDKQSFYSVYSELFSKIAAEDMEFSQDQDSDFEIPDFGNSTSDYSEVVRTFYAYWSAYCTLRPYSWLDKYNIDTLKEAPRRIQRLMEKDNKKLRDAGRKQRNEEVRALVNFVRKRDPRVKAYIKLLEEKTAQNALKTKLQQERHREKRRQLLEETTSPTKFGFTEMSDLEKQLRDIEAQYASSAESSDSDSEAEVEEEENDDVVQENKEGSEDEGKEGILDESNEDNNPKEENSSENATNNVTDDDSDFDDDPLDLYCPACKKNFKTVKSRESHDRSKKHQIKVRALRKTMLEEEEEYSS